In Nocardioides marinus, one DNA window encodes the following:
- a CDS encoding FtsX-like permease family protein — MRGPALLPTVLRGLRSRLLLSIGSVVLTALAVGSAVLGPAFQGAVTSSFLVTRLAEAPDNLTGLSWVWTPDAGVAPDLEEVLRDARAAAGRATDEAAEVAGGGADQGAGLYLDPQVFVRTQQTEGLGGLARLGWAPDYCDHLVIEGRCPEAPDEVLLLALDSTITGLSIGDTSPVAGLGTIEVVGTYSAPGPEEADYWFESGRLSTRPPTPPPANMPYQPAPMLGTAEAVERAAAGVGYEVLVDRRLGVPADLQVSDLEQVAVVARAQQDYSAALEGGTLVERSINDIDGVVAEVRDQQATARASVSPAAISLVLVALALLLRLLTAAADLRMPELALASLRGLPRRRMWTLGMSEPLTLLALAVPVGGLVGVGTVLLLIEAWLVPGLPLRVPWTSLAAGGLVGLGAATVAVAAVGLVVRIPLEDQLGGVRRPRRARRAAVVAQLALVAAALAVLLSKLSSTERGRPDVTDLVLPVLLAVVAGLGASRLTSSLATWWTRAVPHTRSLGSFVAVRALSRRQEGTLVILPVTAAIAICVFGAGVYDSSSAWRASVAATRAPAAVLWTSEQSLDDTVGLTRGIDPEGQWLMAGSTIATPQPGPVFSVLDTTRLARVGLWNDQWTPGTSAAEVADLLATGPVPVVTGRRVGLDLDNRLRTEEPLVVRLRLVPPTDRPRTIFLGPVAEGRSAVSAATPFCRDGCRLEQITLGSAAALPTAMDGTLTLESVTVDRQPVATALSEGGWALVPGATGNDAVDSLERDGAGLAVAVSSPTPVIVQIGAGDPPAELPVVAGVDARTETSADTYNAGTPLSFDVDPVVEAGSVPLLGPRGLLIDYDTFATGRKVYDQNTDVYVMARADTPASVVGQLRDAGLTEETTYDEVKAGLDATAYALALRLYAVVAALVLLMAVASLAVSTAVQLPARRRDAAALRVVGVPRRQVMGSVLRELVLVLGGTAVAGLAAGSLAQYVVLRTVTLGYAETLSTPALVAAIDPWRLALLALVTAALFGAVALVSATLTVRGARGSTLRESAR; from the coding sequence ATGAGGGGTCCCGCACTGCTGCCCACGGTCCTGCGCGGCCTGCGCTCCCGCCTGCTGCTGTCGATCGGCTCGGTGGTCCTGACCGCGCTGGCCGTGGGCTCGGCCGTGCTCGGGCCGGCCTTCCAGGGGGCCGTGACCAGCTCGTTCCTGGTCACCCGGCTCGCCGAGGCCCCGGACAACCTCACCGGCCTGTCCTGGGTGTGGACGCCCGACGCGGGCGTGGCCCCCGACCTCGAGGAGGTGCTGCGGGACGCCCGCGCTGCAGCTGGGCGCGCCACGGACGAGGCCGCTGAGGTGGCTGGTGGAGGGGCCGATCAGGGGGCCGGGCTCTACCTGGACCCGCAGGTCTTCGTGCGCACCCAGCAGACCGAGGGGCTCGGCGGGCTCGCGCGGCTGGGCTGGGCGCCGGACTACTGCGACCACCTCGTGATCGAGGGGCGCTGCCCCGAGGCGCCCGACGAGGTGCTGCTGCTGGCGCTGGACTCCACGATCACCGGGCTCTCGATCGGCGACACCTCCCCGGTCGCGGGTCTCGGCACCATCGAGGTGGTCGGCACCTACTCCGCGCCCGGGCCCGAGGAGGCCGACTACTGGTTCGAGTCCGGGCGGCTCAGCACCCGCCCGCCGACGCCCCCGCCGGCCAACATGCCCTACCAGCCGGCCCCCATGCTGGGCACCGCCGAGGCGGTCGAGCGCGCCGCCGCGGGCGTCGGCTACGAGGTGCTGGTCGACCGCCGGCTCGGTGTCCCCGCCGACCTGCAGGTCTCCGACCTCGAGCAGGTCGCCGTGGTCGCCCGCGCGCAGCAGGACTACAGCGCCGCCCTCGAGGGGGGCACCCTGGTCGAGCGCTCCATCAACGACATCGACGGCGTCGTGGCGGAGGTCCGCGACCAGCAGGCCACGGCCCGCGCCTCGGTGTCCCCGGCCGCGATCAGCCTCGTCCTGGTCGCGCTCGCCCTACTGCTGCGCCTGCTCACCGCGGCGGCCGACCTGCGGATGCCCGAGCTCGCGCTCGCCTCGCTGCGCGGCCTGCCGCGGCGCCGGATGTGGACGCTGGGGATGTCCGAGCCGCTCACCCTGCTCGCGCTCGCCGTGCCCGTCGGTGGGCTCGTCGGCGTCGGGACGGTGCTGCTGCTGATCGAGGCCTGGCTGGTGCCCGGCCTGCCGCTGCGGGTGCCGTGGACCTCGCTGGCGGCCGGCGGCCTGGTCGGGCTCGGCGCCGCCACGGTCGCCGTGGCCGCGGTCGGCCTCGTGGTGCGGATCCCCCTCGAGGACCAGCTCGGCGGCGTACGACGCCCGCGGCGTGCGCGCCGGGCCGCGGTCGTCGCCCAGCTGGCCCTGGTCGCCGCGGCGCTCGCGGTGCTGCTGAGCAAGCTGAGCTCCACCGAGCGCGGCCGCCCCGACGTGACCGACCTGGTCCTGCCGGTGCTGCTGGCCGTCGTCGCCGGCCTGGGTGCGAGCCGGCTGACCTCCTCGCTGGCGACGTGGTGGACCCGCGCGGTGCCGCACACCCGGTCGCTGGGCTCCTTCGTGGCCGTGCGCGCGCTGTCGCGCCGCCAGGAGGGGACGCTGGTGATCCTGCCGGTCACCGCGGCCATCGCGATCTGCGTCTTCGGTGCCGGGGTCTACGACTCCTCGTCGGCGTGGCGGGCCTCGGTGGCCGCGACCCGGGCCCCGGCCGCGGTGCTGTGGACCTCCGAGCAGAGCCTCGACGACACCGTGGGCCTGACCCGGGGCATCGACCCCGAGGGCCAGTGGCTGATGGCCGGCAGCACCATCGCCACCCCCCAGCCCGGCCCGGTCTTCTCCGTCCTGGACACCACCCGGCTCGCCCGGGTCGGGCTCTGGAACGACCAGTGGACCCCCGGCACCTCCGCCGCCGAGGTCGCCGACCTGCTCGCCACCGGCCCGGTCCCCGTCGTCACCGGTCGGCGCGTCGGGCTCGACCTCGACAACCGGCTGCGGACCGAGGAGCCCCTGGTCGTGCGGCTGCGCCTGGTGCCGCCCACCGACCGGCCGCGCACGATCTTCCTCGGCCCCGTCGCCGAGGGTCGGTCGGCGGTCTCGGCGGCGACGCCGTTCTGCCGGGACGGCTGCCGCCTCGAGCAGATCACCCTCGGCTCCGCCGCCGCCCTGCCCACCGCGATGGACGGCACGCTCACGCTGGAGTCGGTCACCGTCGACCGCCAGCCGGTCGCCACCGCGCTCTCCGAGGGCGGCTGGGCGCTGGTCCCCGGTGCCACCGGCAACGACGCGGTGGACTCCCTCGAGCGCGACGGCGCCGGCCTGGCCGTGGCGGTGTCGAGCCCCACGCCGGTGATCGTCCAGATCGGCGCGGGCGACCCGCCCGCCGAGCTGCCGGTCGTCGCGGGAGTCGACGCGCGCACCGAGACCTCCGCGGACACCTACAACGCCGGTACCCCGCTGAGCTTCGACGTCGACCCCGTGGTCGAGGCGGGCAGCGTGCCGCTCCTCGGCCCGCGCGGGCTGCTCATCGACTACGACACCTTCGCCACCGGCCGCAAGGTCTACGACCAGAACACCGACGTCTACGTCATGGCCCGCGCCGACACCCCGGCGTCGGTCGTGGGGCAGCTGCGCGACGCCGGGCTCACCGAGGAGACGACGTACGACGAGGTGAAGGCGGGGCTCGACGCGACGGCGTACGCCCTGGCCCTGCGGCTCTACGCCGTCGTCGCGGCCCTGGTGCTGCTGATGGCGGTCGCGTCGCTGGCGGTCAGCACCGCCGTCCAGCTGCCGGCCCGCCGCCGCGACGCCGCCGCGCTGCGGGTGGTGGGGGTCCCGCGGCGACAGGTGATGGGCTCGGTGCTTCGTGAGCTGGTGCTGGTGCTCGGCGGGACGGCGGTCGCCGGGCTCGCGGCCGGGTCACTGGCGCAGTACGTCGTCCTGCGCACCGTCACGCTCGGCTACGCCGAGACGCTGTCCACCCCGGCCCTCGTCGCGGCCATCGACCCGTGGCGGCTCGCGCTGCTCGCGCTGGTCACCGCCGCGCTGTTCGGTGCCGTGGCGCTGGTCTCCGCCACCCTGACCGTGCGCGGGGCGCGGGGGTCGACGCTGCGGGAGTCGGCGCGGTAG